The following proteins come from a genomic window of Solwaraspora sp. WMMA2065:
- a CDS encoding SEC-C metal-binding domain-containing protein produces the protein MPITAVRQMAYFPPSAYEQAWERGLLDATNYRDHADYRREIQQQLQALSTDGRGPIRIVALDVPGLLAYAEQTGQDPTSRQTRLGFVGWLGEQGADTVAWPPERNAGCWCGSGRKYKRCCAAPSFLAVEPADPASLVLTVELDGVAQRVWRRVAIPSNTPLDRAHRMLQEAFELPGEGSYAFRTDEYTIVAPGSGQRGVPADGERLVSIATELGDQFHYFHGHGRRWRHTATLDEIRPGGPGNTFTVLAGDGSWPAEPVADQVRQAIDGLMELAESSADVVAAEAESFREFGDRADPMDVEIHTAQLLARFDQTQPSGSIGLAMGALSIANRRPRPHVAAFVAAVNHLMPGLVTGKALTDLARHGVPFPAWAERLGKVDPRRAWRYRDAFGDQEAVLVTFGYLGDAAEHGILVEIATCPTPTVSVVHLSRSVDALRKVLQKSAATAAGPVILEETTLAWASGALAGVLRRVSSDLPAESRAWLPIVAQRVDLLPQPEPVEPARHTRADRAAAVDGFLAATAPLPGVDGDVLRFWAQVLAGSTGTDGSAPTRIGPVWLGHVLGEHVPRTFELTLAQRAGLSAAVTAWAGWAAEQQGLPAAAVEVLAARIAEIDEAFDRAYADPERAAARSYLSDITPTTTDGEDLRRAFALRTAAVPVARPGQLTEQPLWVSDLADRHRILAAELESWELAPSQSVAAWSAALTAISDQLWNLESDLARETMDYLDQVGPDDELLGDLTELAVEHGLGTTRFNAAARDRLTPDPEDLG, from the coding sequence ATGCCGATCACGGCCGTCCGACAGATGGCGTACTTTCCACCCTCGGCCTACGAGCAGGCGTGGGAGCGCGGCCTGCTGGACGCCACCAACTACCGGGACCACGCGGACTACCGCCGCGAGATTCAACAGCAGCTGCAGGCCCTGTCCACCGACGGCCGAGGCCCGATCCGGATCGTCGCGCTGGACGTGCCCGGCCTGCTGGCGTACGCGGAACAGACCGGCCAGGACCCGACCAGCCGGCAGACCCGGCTGGGTTTCGTGGGCTGGCTCGGTGAGCAGGGCGCCGACACCGTCGCCTGGCCGCCGGAGCGCAACGCCGGGTGCTGGTGCGGCTCCGGCCGCAAGTACAAGAGGTGCTGCGCGGCACCGTCGTTCCTGGCGGTCGAACCGGCCGACCCGGCGTCGCTGGTGCTCACCGTCGAGCTCGACGGGGTGGCGCAGCGGGTGTGGCGGCGGGTTGCCATCCCGTCGAACACCCCGCTGGATCGGGCCCACCGGATGCTTCAGGAGGCCTTCGAGCTGCCCGGTGAGGGGTCGTACGCCTTCCGCACCGACGAGTACACGATCGTCGCGCCCGGGTCTGGCCAGCGTGGTGTCCCGGCGGACGGGGAACGGCTGGTGTCGATCGCCACCGAACTCGGCGACCAGTTCCACTACTTTCACGGCCACGGCCGGAGGTGGCGCCACACGGCCACTCTCGACGAGATCCGGCCCGGCGGACCCGGCAACACGTTCACCGTGCTGGCGGGTGACGGCAGCTGGCCGGCCGAGCCGGTCGCCGACCAGGTCAGGCAGGCGATCGATGGGCTGATGGAACTTGCCGAGTCCAGCGCCGACGTGGTCGCCGCCGAGGCTGAGTCGTTCCGTGAGTTCGGCGACCGGGCCGACCCCATGGACGTGGAAATCCACACCGCGCAGCTGCTGGCCAGGTTCGACCAGACCCAACCGTCGGGGTCGATCGGGCTGGCGATGGGGGCGCTCTCCATCGCGAACCGGCGGCCGAGACCGCACGTGGCGGCGTTCGTCGCCGCCGTGAACCACCTGATGCCCGGCCTGGTCACGGGGAAGGCGCTGACCGACCTGGCCCGGCATGGAGTGCCGTTTCCGGCATGGGCCGAGCGGCTCGGCAAGGTGGACCCACGGCGGGCGTGGCGCTACCGGGACGCCTTCGGTGATCAGGAGGCCGTGCTGGTGACCTTCGGCTACCTCGGCGACGCCGCCGAACACGGCATCCTCGTCGAGATCGCCACCTGCCCCACCCCCACGGTCAGCGTGGTCCACCTGTCTCGAAGCGTCGACGCGCTGCGGAAGGTGCTGCAAAAGTCCGCCGCCACCGCCGCCGGCCCGGTGATCCTGGAAGAGACCACCCTGGCGTGGGCGTCCGGGGCGTTGGCCGGCGTGCTCCGGCGAGTCAGTTCTGACCTGCCGGCCGAGAGCCGGGCCTGGCTGCCGATCGTGGCGCAGCGGGTCGACCTGCTCCCACAGCCCGAACCGGTCGAGCCGGCCCGCCACACCCGGGCGGACCGGGCTGCGGCGGTCGACGGGTTCCTGGCCGCCACCGCACCCCTGCCGGGCGTCGACGGCGACGTCCTGCGGTTCTGGGCGCAGGTCCTGGCCGGGTCCACCGGGACGGACGGTTCGGCGCCGACCCGGATCGGGCCGGTCTGGCTCGGACACGTCCTCGGCGAACACGTCCCACGTACCTTCGAACTGACCCTTGCCCAGCGGGCCGGGCTCAGTGCCGCCGTCACCGCCTGGGCCGGGTGGGCGGCCGAGCAGCAGGGCCTGCCCGCCGCCGCTGTCGAGGTGCTGGCGGCCCGGATCGCCGAGATCGACGAGGCGTTCGACCGCGCCTACGCCGACCCCGAGCGGGCGGCCGCCCGCAGCTATCTCAGCGACATCACGCCGACCACCACCGACGGGGAAGACCTGCGGCGGGCGTTCGCGCTGCGAACCGCCGCCGTCCCGGTGGCGCGACCCGGGCAACTGACCGAGCAGCCGCTGTGGGTGTCCGATTTGGCCGACCGGCACCGGATTCTCGCCGCCGAACTCGAGTCGTGGGAACTGGCGCCGAGTCAGTCTGTTGCGGCCTGGTCCGCCGCGCTCACCGCGATCAGCGACCAGCTCTGGAACCTGGAGTCCGACCTGGCCCGCGAAACCATGGACTACCTGGACCAGGTCGGCCCGGACGATGAACTGCTCGGCGACCTCACCGAGCTCGCCGTCGAGCACGGCCTCGGTACGACCAGGTTCAACGCGGCAGCCCGCGACCGGCTCACCCCGGATCCCGAGGACCTCGGCTGA
- a CDS encoding SDR family oxidoreductase: MRVFVTGASGHLGSAVVPALISAGHDVVGLARSEASATAIEKLGAGTRRADLSDLDVLRTEANAADGVIHLAFRHDLLLTGDLTGAAGADLAALHALADGLSGSGKPLVGTGGTAMLAMGGLVGRPGTEHDALPSGYRVDAENFVIGLASHDVRSCVVRLAPTVHSPLDRNGFVTVLVAAARQHGYASYVGEGTNRWPAVHTLDAADLYRLALEKAPAGSRLHAAADEGVPFRQIAAAIARNLDVPVRSISPEEADDYFGFLGPFAQLDNPTSAAITRELLGWSPSRPGLIADLHDGHYFQA, encoded by the coding sequence ATGCGCGTATTCGTCACAGGCGCCTCCGGCCACCTCGGCTCGGCGGTCGTGCCGGCCCTGATCTCCGCCGGACACGACGTCGTCGGCCTGGCCCGCTCCGAAGCATCCGCTACCGCGATCGAGAAACTGGGTGCCGGGACGCGTCGCGCCGACCTGTCCGACCTCGACGTTCTGCGCACCGAAGCGAACGCCGCCGACGGCGTCATCCACCTGGCGTTCCGTCACGACCTACTGCTCACCGGCGACCTGACCGGCGCCGCCGGTGCCGACCTGGCCGCCCTCCACGCACTCGCCGACGGTCTGAGCGGCTCCGGCAAACCGCTGGTCGGCACGGGCGGCACAGCCATGCTCGCGATGGGCGGACTCGTCGGCCGCCCCGGCACTGAACACGACGCTCTCCCGAGCGGCTACCGGGTCGACGCGGAGAACTTCGTGATCGGCCTCGCCTCCCACGACGTGCGCTCCTGCGTCGTCCGGCTCGCTCCGACGGTGCACAGCCCGCTCGACCGCAACGGCTTCGTCACCGTCCTCGTCGCCGCCGCCCGGCAGCACGGGTACGCGTCGTACGTCGGCGAAGGCACCAACCGGTGGCCGGCCGTGCACACGCTCGACGCGGCCGACCTCTACCGGCTCGCCCTCGAAAAGGCCCCGGCCGGCTCCCGCCTGCACGCCGCCGCCGACGAAGGAGTCCCCTTCCGACAGATCGCCGCCGCCATCGCCCGCAACCTCGACGTGCCGGTCCGCAGCATCAGCCCCGAGGAAGCCGACGACTACTTCGGCTTCCTCGGGCCGTTCGCCCAACTGGACAATCCGACGTCGGCCGCGATCACCCGGGAACTCCTGGGCTGGTCCCCCAGCCGCCCCGGCCTGATCGCCGACCTGCACGACGGGCACTACTTCCAGGCGTGA